GAACAAAAGACAGAAgtgtttatatatgtgtgtgggagaaagagggtgaagacaataATATGGACAGTCCTTGGTTTACAACCgcagttgagctcaaaatttccattattaaGCAAGGCATTATTGAGTTgggcctgattttacaacttttttcccccagtggtAAAATGAATTCTTGTAGTTAGGTGAATCATGGTGTCataaagcaaatctggcttcccctattgactttatttgtcagaagccggctggaagggtgatcacatggccatggaatattgcaactgtcataagtacatgccagttgccaagggcccaaattttgatcatgtgacccacagATGTGCTGCAGCagatgtaagtgtgaaaactggtcatgtcacttttttctgtgccgtaACTTGGAACGGCcattaaataaattgttttaaattgacgACTACCTGTATGTGCTTCGTGGTGCAAGTAGCCTGCTTTAGATTGGCAAGATTCCTCTATAGGGGTGAGAAGCAATAAAAGAAACTGCTTAGAAGAACCTCAATCTGTCTTTCATGGCCTTTGGAGCTTGAGGGAGAGTGAGTGAGTTTAATTCTATTGCAGTTTCCATGCAATAGAGACAATGTCCTAGCACATCTAGAAAactttccccttctcttctctccacGCAGGCCGTCCAAAGCGTCGCAAAGTCTGGAGCCTTTACAATAAGCCCCAGGAGTCACCCAGTTCACCAGAGGAGTCGATCGTTCGCCATCACATAACAGACTGGTCCCAGCTTCGAGGAGTGATCAGTTCAGATGGGGAAAGCAGTTGACTCTGTGGTGGAAGAGAGTCCGACATTCATTGATTTCATTGATCtttgggaaggaaaaaaggggtttaattaaTCAAACAGCCACAAGGGAACCTCTTTTATGcttaatcttttttcccccttcttctgctcagaatgcaaagaaaataaatttctgaTACGTTATCCTTactttttattatcattattgcaTTTTCCCTGAGCAAAGGAAGAACAGAAATACCTCAGCTGAAAGCAAATTTTCTGAAAATGGATACAGAAGGAAATCTGGGtggttcttttttctccttttaacaaGTTTTGTCAACATTGCCATTACATCGTTTTTGAACTTACATTGTGACCACTTTCCTCAAGTGTAGACATTCCTCAGCGGGAATATAAAAAGCTGTGGTTTGAATTGGGACTTGTTTCATTTTCATTCCATGTAAAAACGTAGAGTATCACTTCCTTAATACATTTATAAGGCATTCCCATTTTCTGAAGATTAAATCTTTTTCTGGGCTAGATTTCATGTGCCTATTGTTATGTGATCTGAGTCACTATCTCTAAATGTgacttttttaacattttatgaaaacaaaggtttatatttgttaaataaaatatgttttggaCTAATTCAGAGTAGGTATTTTCACCTGCATGTACTAACTTCCAAATTTTTTACAcaaacaacaaaaatgattaggcaactggaaactaaaacatacaatgaacggttaagGGAAATGGGTatttctagtctaatgaagagaaggactaggggtgacatgatggctgTATATAAgttcttgaggggctgtcacaaagaagaatggGCCGGCCTCCAAAAtatctgaggacaggacaagaagtaacaggtggaaacttatcaaaaaggatccaatctggaactaaggaaaaatttcctgtcagtgaaaacagcttacctacagaagttgtggatgttccatttctggaggttttcaagaagaaattgtctggaatggtataggacctcctgttcgagcagggggttggactagaagacctttaagatctcttccaactcttattctatattctgtttgCTGATTAATTCAGCATCATTTCCTTTATAATGAGCAAATTATCTCTCTGGAATGGCTGCCTTgctatagttttattttaaatagatTCAGTTGCTAAGTCTAATGCAGCAGGCTGTCTAACCTGGGAAATGGAACTTTCATGGTCTTCTCAGTAACAGCCATTTTCAGAGTTGCAATAGAACATCACTAAACATGATCAGAGGCAACTGGATGGGATAGTATGGGAttagcatactggctggggaattctgggaactgagtccacacatcttaatggtCCCAACTTTGAAAAAGTTGGCATACAGGAAAATGGCTGCCACTTCGTCAGTGTTTTCATGCATGTTACATCTCTACAGGGCTCTGGCTGGAACTATATAGACCTTGCTAATTCAGATTCTGCTTAACAGTCTCAATATTTAGAGAGGAAGAAGAGTATGGCAATTCTTAACCAATTTCAATTAGGTCTGAAAGAtagtgtgtacaggtagtcctcgacttatgcccgcaactggaaccagaatttccattgctaggcaaGGTAGTTACTAAGTGAGTTGAAcctaattttacaactttttttttgccatgaatcactgcaattgttaagcaaatctctaTTCCTCATTCAAAGAATACTGGTGATCCAGTGTAGGAATGTATTCTGACTACCCACAATCGGGAAGAGATAACTGAAGTGATCAAGGATTAAATCTGGAACTTACTGCACAAGCAGCTTATCTCCCTTGAGCTGTACTTTAAATCTTTCTATATatcctatataaatgttttaaataataaaataatacacccACCGTAAAACTGGCAATAATGCTGCAAGAAGCTGctggttctctctttttttttatttatatatagacCTTTTTGTCACTGAAGTCAAAAGACATCAGAACTTTTATATCAACAGCTCTTTTCTATGTACAATGTATACAGAGACCTTAGATCAACGTttcccaaccatggcaacttgaagatgtgtggacttcaaatcccaaaattctgggaattgaagttcatacatcttcaagtggccaaggctaAGAAGCAGAGCCTTAGATAACttattatatacacacacatttgcCATTTGAAAGGAAGACCAGCTTGTGTGAAAAACCCTGGAGCAAATTCTTTCTTGGAGTCTCTTGAAGTTCTACTTGTGGATCCAACCCAAAAGTTACTTTGCAAGGAAGGTATACTCTGAACACCTGCACAATTCTTAGATTTGCTAATGCCATATTCAGTCTTAAAAGGGTTTTAAAACTACCCATTCAGACATGAACATTTTGGAAGATAAAAAGGTAATCTCTTTCGagttgagcttgtcttctggtgaCTTCCTCGACATGTCTTAAGACACCACTAATGGTTTCTATCCAAATATTACAAAGATCTGACCCTGTTTAGTCTTTAAACTCTGATAAAATGAAGCAAATactatgagagggagggaggtagattGAGTTTTGGGGAGATTTACGTTTCCTTCTGATAGGGAGGTGGATCACTTCTAATCATGGTTTCAGTCCCAAACCCTTCTGTTAATACCACTGCTTGAACAACTAAAAATATATATAGGGGGAAATGAAAATTTTAACTTTATGCAAAACGGTGTGCATTTATATGCCATTGTCCTTCACTAGACAAATTTGCAGGCACTAATAATTATGGTGCAGGAAGTGCTAGAACAGTGTACaaacaaaaagttaaaataatccACCTGAGTTTTCTTCCTCACAAAAAGTCACCCCTGtattatcatatatcatatcccTGTCCCCATGAAAAATGAGACATTTTTCATGGCAGATATACAAGCTGTTACATATCCATTAAAAAGTAAGATCTATAAGAAAGACAACTTTGCTTCCAAAAAATGTACTATCCTTTCAGATTCTTTATTGTAAATATGGGAAGTGACTATTTTCTATCTACATAAATGAAATAGGTTTCTGAATTGCTTGCTTAGATGGCCTataccaatgtttctcaatctcagtgaaattgtggacttcaacttccatataAAACTTAAGATACTGTTTTGTGAAAAGCCCCGTTAGCAATTGTATTGAAAAGTCAATACAATCAAGATGGGGGATGAACTATATTCTTTGTTCTGGACAGAGAAATACAGTTATGAAATGTTGCTAAGCCATTCCTTTTATAAGCATAGACCCACTTGTTGGTTATAGAGTTGACTATGCTTATGTGATGTTTATACAAAAACACATCTGGGCCTTTTCCATTTAGGCTGACATCCAAAATTTGTCCCTAATAGACAGCTGTCTTTAAACATGGTTCTTCCTCTCGGTATGCTGGAATGACAACAACTGATCAAGGCCATACTGACTATAAAAGTTGGAAGTTACCATTTCAACATATTTAAAGGGAATCCGATTCATTCTTTCACCATTTTTATTATATCTTCCTATAATTATTATGGATGTATTGTTCAAACACATGCTTTAATAATTTAAACCATTTTGATATGCTGAGCGGTTTGGACACCCCACCTCCTATTTGATATCCTCTACTACactagtatttctcaaccttggcaggcttaagatgtgtggacttcaactcccagagttccccaaccagccatactggatgaggaattctgggaattgaagtcaacaTATCTTAaacctgccaaggttgagaaacactgtaataCACTTAGACCTCACTTGATATTCGCTCAACTCTGGATACACCTTCCAATTTTATACCTTTGTATTAGAAAGGCTTCACTTAGGAATCCTCTTTGTTATAAAATACTACAAATCACACAATCAAAACTAAAGGACTGCTTGCTCATACCAAATTGTGACTCTACTAATTGTTCACTGTGCAGctttaaacatttttgaagtTGCACTTCTCACCTGACTGTGAAAGTGTTAACTTTCAagatcttctttttctctcttttttaaggtGCAGTGTGTTGAGAAAGCTTTCCTGGTACATACTCTTGAATCTTAACAAGGGGTATGAAGAAGGCTTGACAGGCGTTTTGTTCTTCAACTCCTTTCTAATTACATCTCTACCCTGTTTGAGTGTAACCTGAGCCAATGTTAAAAAATTCCTATCTTCCCCACAAGTAGAATACCATGGCCAAGTTGCAACCTGCTTAGTGAATGTCTGTATGAAATAACATTCCCTTGTAGAGTTGGCATCTTATGCCTATTGTTTATAGTTGTGCTATCTCAGCTTCTTGGCTACTGCTGTTTAGAGTGTATGTGCATTCCTCAAAATCCTGACTCTTTGGATGAATCATTGTTTTATTTCACATCACCTTAGGGCTTGATTCTTCAGAAAGTGTACTGTGCTTATTCAAATTAAAGCAAACCCAAGGAAGGATTTCTGAAACTCTTGAAGCagaagagggaagaaaagggaaggatatGTCTCCTTATTATGCAAAGATTAATttataaagaccttggagtctctGCGTTAGATAGTAATCTTTACTGCCTATATGTTTGTGTTTAACCATTCTCCTCTCAGACTGTAAGCAAGATACAGGTTCTTAGCAATGTTTGATAGGATGATAACGAACAGCATTGTCTATCACACTGAAAAGTTCAAGCAACTCATGTCTTTTCCATGATCTACTATACTCATATTGCAAGTCTTAGAAAAAgactaccattaacagaatttctTATTAAGATCCACCACACTGAACAATCCTGTTAAAACATCCTAACACGGTGGAACTTTTTCATTCTAAGTCAAGGTGGCCCACAGCCCATTTCAATGATAGTCTTTATCTCAAATTCCACAAGGGGACCAGCCCACGGGTCTCCTTTTCATAGACATCTGGGACCAACCCAATGGGTGAAGGCACCATCTTGACGGTATTCTTCCCAAACAGCTTGCGTTCATATTCAATCAGCTGTCTCCAGAAACCTACGTTGGGCCTTACAACCGGTCGCCTGCTCTTCACCCACTCGTGAGCATCCAAGAGGCTCAACCGATGATATTTCATTAGGTAAGCAATACAGAGGGAGGCAGACCGGCTGACACCTGCCACGCAGTGGACTAGAGTTCTTCCGTTCTTCTTCCCTGTCTGGTGTATCCTATCAGCCACGGAGTCAAAGTACAAAGATAATGGAGCATGGGGGAGGTCCGGAACAGGCACCTTCACATAGTCAATATCTGGCCAGTTGGCGTTGGGGATTTCCATGGTAGCGTTTACCACACAGGTCACTGCCCGGGAGTACACCATGTGTCTATTCGATGCAGCATTGCCAGAGCAGAGATAGAGACAAGGAGAGATTTGAGCAATGCCTCCTAAGA
Above is a window of Ahaetulla prasina isolate Xishuangbanna chromosome 4, ASM2864084v1, whole genome shotgun sequence DNA encoding:
- the LOC131197536 gene encoding dual specificity protein phosphatase 14-like codes for the protein MYAEPSTMNFRNHGFFRRSPPTSVAKPTPAAGNTLSVLGGIAQISPCLYLCSGNAASNRHMVYSRAVTCVVNATMEIPNANWPDIDYVKVPVPDLPHAPLSLYFDSVADRIHQTGKKNGRTLVHCVAGVSRSASLCIAYLMKYHRLSLLDAHEWVKSRRPVVRPNVGFWRQLIEYERKLFGKNTVKMVPSPIGLVPDVYEKETRGLVPLWNLR